The Budorcas taxicolor isolate Tak-1 chromosome 18, Takin1.1, whole genome shotgun sequence genome window below encodes:
- the ADGRG1 gene encoding adhesion G-protein coupled receptor G1 has protein sequence MQKGNCSQTAEVHLWFEREDRLGRRMRWPALFSSPLAVSLEVMMSQVPWGRKMTAQVLLQMPLFLLGLFLVPGARGGGPREDFRFCGQRNQTQNSSLHYKQATQLHISIRNSEEALAIHAPFPGARSASWPFPHRMGLYHFCLYWNRHAGRLHLRYGRTDFLLSDQALDLLCFRHQEETLAPGPPLFATSVSSWWSPQNTSLPSAASFIFSFHNPPNKASHNASVDVCELKRDLQRLSQFLKHPQKTSRRPPFTPMGQQLQSLESKLASVNFTGDAVSFEEERVNATVWKLQPTFSPQDLHIHSRREEEQSEILEYSVLLPSVLFQKTKGKRQEAEKRLLLVDFSSQALFQDKNSSQVLGEKVLGIVVQNTKVANLSEPVVLTFQHQPQPKNVTLQCVFWVEDLTSSSPGSWSDAGCETIRRETQTSCRCNHLTYFAVLMVASVEVDAVHKHYLSLLSYVGCVLSALACVLTIAAYLCSRRKSRDYTIKVHMNLLLAVFLLDVSFLLSEPVALAGSEAACRASAIFLHFSLLACLSWMGLEGYNLYRLVVEVFGTYVPGYLLKLSIVGWGFPAFLVMLVALVDVNNYGHIILAVHKTPESVIYPSMCWIRDSLVSHVTNLGLFSLVFLFNTAMLGTMVVQILRLRPHAQKWPHVLTLLGLSLVLGLPWALVFFSFASGTFQLVVLYFFSIITSFQGFLIFLWYWSMRLQAQGGPSPLKSNSDSARLPISSGSTSSSRI, from the exons ATGCAGAAGGGAAACTGCAGCCAGACGGCTGAGGTCCATCTGTGGTTTGAGAGGGAAGATAGGCTgggcaggaggatgagatggccagcgCTGTTTTCCTCTCCGCTCGCTGTCAGCCTGGAGGTAA TGATGTCTCAGGTGCCCTGGGGGAGGAAGATGACTGCCCAGGTGCTGCTGCAGATGCCATTGTTCCTGCTGGGTCTCTTCCTGGTTCCAG GTGCCCGTGGCGGGGGCCCCCGGGAAGACTTCCGCTTCTGCGGCCAGCGGAACCAGACGCAGAACAGCAGCCTCCATTATAAGCAGGCGACCCAGCTCCACATCTCCATCAGGAACTCCGAGGAGGCCCTCGCCATCCACGCCCCCTTCCCTGGAGCCCGCTCGGCTTCTTGGCCATTCCCTCACCGCATGGGCCTCTACCACTTCTGCCTCTACTGGAACCGCCACGCAGGGAGACTGCATCTCCGCTACGGCAGGACGGACTTCCTGCTGAGTGACCAAGCCCTTGACCTCCTGTGCTTCCGGCATCAGGAGGAGACCCTGGCCCCGGGGCCCCCACTGTTTGCCAcctcagtcagctcctggtggAGCCCCCAGAACACGAGTCTGCCCAGTGCGGCCAGCTTCATCTTCTCCTTCCACA ATCCCCCCAACAAGGCCTCCCACAATGCCTCGGTGGACGTATGTGAGCTGAAAAGGGACCTCCAGCGGCTCAGCCAGTTTCTGAAGCATCCCCAGAAGACCTCAAGGAGGCCCCCCTTCACCCCCATGGGCCA GCAGCTGCAGAGCCTGGAGTCGAAGCTGGCCTCTGTGAACTTCACAGGGGACGCTGTGTCCTTCGAGGAGGAGCGGGTCAACGCCACAGTGTGGAAGCTCCAGCCCACCTTCAGCCCGCAGGACCTGCACATCCACTCCCGGCGGGAG GAGGAGCAGAGCGAGATCCTGGAGTACTCGGTGCTGCTGCCCAGCGTGCTCTTCCAGAAGACCAAGGGCAAGAGGCAGGAAGCTGAGAAGAGACTCCTCTTGGTGGACTTCAGCAGCCAAGCTCTGTTCCAG GACAAGAATTCTAGCCAGGTCTTGGGAGAGAAGGTCTTGGGTATTGTTGTGCAGAACACCAAAGTAGCCAACCTCTCGGAGCCCGTGGTGCTCACCTTCCAGCACCAGCCACAGCCG AAGAACGTGACTCTGCAGTGTGTATTCTGGGTTGAAGACCTGACAT CGAGCAGCCCGGGGAGCTGGAGCGATGCGGGGTGTGAGACCAtcaggagagagacacagacgTCCTGCCGCTGCAACCACCTGACCTACTTTGCAGTGCTGATG GTCGCCTCCGTGGAGGTGGACGCCGTGCACAAGCACTACCTGAGTCTCCTCTCCTACGTGGGCTGCGTCCTCTCCGCCCTGGCCTGCGTCCTCACCATTGCCGCCTACCTCTGCTCCAG GAGGAAGTCTAGGGATTATACCATCAAGGTGCACATGAATCTGCTGCTGGCCGTCTTCCTGCTGGACGTGAGCTTCCTGCTCAGTGAGCCGGTGGCCTTGGCAGGCTCCGAGGCTGCCTGCCGTGCCAGCGCCATCTTCCTGCACTTCTCTCTGCTCGCCTGCCTCTCCTGGATGGGCCTCGAGGGCTACAACCTCTACCGACTTGTGGTCGAGGTCTTCGGCACCTATGTCCCAGGCTACCTGCTCAAGCTGAGCATCGTGGGCTGGG GCTTCCCCGCTTTCCTGGTGATGCTGGTGGCGCTGGTGGACGTGAACAACTATGGTCACATCATCCTTGCTGTGCACAAGACCCCTGAGAGCGTCATCTACCCTTCCAT GTGCTGGATCCGGGACTCCTTGGTCAGCCATGTCACCAACCTGGGCCTCTTCAGCCTGGTGTTTCTGTTCAACACGGCCATGCTGGGCACCATGGTGGTGCAGATCCTGCGGCTGCGCCCGCATGCCCAGAAGTGGCCCCACGTGCTGACCCTGCTGGGCCTCAGTCTGGTCCTTGGCCTGCCCTGGGCCTTGGTcttcttctcctttgcttctggCACCTTCCAGCTTGTCGTCCTCTACTTCTTCAGCATCATCACCTCCTTCCAAG GCTTCCTCATTTTCCTCTGGTACTGGTCCATGCGCCTGCAGGCGCAGGGTGGGCCCTCACCTCTGAAGAGCAACTCGGACAGTGCCAGGCTCCCCATCAGCTCGGGCAGCACCTCGTCCAGCCGCATCTAG